The genomic segment TACCACCGGGTCGCGCAGCCAGAACCGCCGCTGCTGCTCGACGTGCGCTGGGCGCTCGGCGACCCCGACGGCCGGGCCCACTACCGCGAGGGCCACCTGCCCGGCGCGGTCTTCGTCGACCTCGACACCGAACTGGCCGGTCCGCACGCTCCCGGCGCCGGCCGCCACCCGCTGCCACCGATCGACCGGCTGCAGGCCGCGGCCCGCGGCTGGGGCCTGACCCGGGGCCGCTCGGTCGTCGTCTACGACAACACCGGCGGGCTGGCCGCGGCCCGCGCCTGGTGGCTGCTGCGCTGGGCCGGGGTGCCCGACGTGCGCCTGCTCGACGGCGGGCTGGCCGCCTGGCGGGCCGCCGGGCACACCGAGGCCACCGGCGACGCCCGGCCCCGGGCCCTCGGCGACGTCGTGCTGCGGGCCGGTCACCTGCCCACGATCACCGCCGACGAGGCCGCCGGCCTGCCGTCGCGGGGGACGCTGCTGGACGCCCGGGCGGGCGAGCGCTACCGCGGCGAGGTGGAGCCGATCGACCCGCGGGCCGGGCACATCCCCGGCGCCGTCTCCGCGCCCACCACCGGCAACCTCGGCGCCGACCAGCTCTTCCGCCCGGCCGCGGAGCTGCGGGAACGCTTCGCGGACGTGACGGGACCGGTCGGCGTCTACTGCGGATCGGGCGTGACCGCGGCCCACGAGATCGTCGCGCTGGCCGTCGCCGGCATCGACGCCGCCCTCTACCCCGGATCGTGGTCGGCCTGGTCGTCCGACCCGTCGCGGCCCGTCGCATGATCGTGTCGCGCGACCCCGGCCTGCGCGCGTCCCGGCGCCTCGACCGCTCGGGATGGGAACCCGACGGGCTGCCCGACGCGGTCGCCTTCCCCCGTACGCCCGAGGACGTGCAGGAGGTTCTCCGCGCGGCCACCCTTTCCCGTACGCCGGTGGTGGCCCGCGGCGCCGGCACCGCCCTGACCGGCTCGAGCGCCGCCGGGGCGGGCGCGATCGTGCTCGACCTGAGCCGGATGAACCGGATCGTCGAGATCCGCCCGGCCGACGGGGTCGCCGTGGTCGAACCCGGCGTGATCACGGCCGACCTCGACCGGGCGGCCGGCGAGCACGGGCTGAGCTACGCCCCCGACCCGGCCAGCCTGACCGTCTCCACCATCGGCGGCAACATCGCCACCAACGCGGGCGGCCTGCGCTGCGCCAAGTACGGCGTCACCCGCGACGCCGTGCTCGGCCTCGACGTCGTGCTGTCCAGCGGCGAACGGATCAGCACCGGCCGGGCCACCCTCAAGGGTGTGGCCGGCTACGACCTGACCGCCCTGTTCGTCGGCTCGGAAGGGACGCTGGGCATCGTGGTCGGCGCGACGCTGCGGCTGCGCCCGCTGCCCCCGCCGAATGCCACCATTGCCGCGTCCTATCCCGACGTGGCAGCGGCCGCGGCCGCGTCGGTCGCCCTGGCCGAGGCCCGCATCCAGCCCGTGCTGGCCGAGCTGCTCGACGAGGCCACCCTCGACGCCGTCGACCCGGCCCTGCGCGCGGCGGGCGCGGCCCTGCTGATCGTGCAGACCGACGGCGGGCCCGACGAGGCCGCCCGGGCCCTGGAGGTGCTGACCAAGGGCGCCACCACGATCCGCAGCGCCACCGACCCGGCGCCCCTGCTGGCC from the Paractinoplanes abujensis genome contains:
- a CDS encoding sulfurtransferase, which codes for MLIGVEELYHRVAQPEPPLLLDVRWALGDPDGRAHYREGHLPGAVFVDLDTELAGPHAPGAGRHPLPPIDRLQAAARGWGLTRGRSVVVYDNTGGLAAARAWWLLRWAGVPDVRLLDGGLAAWRAAGHTEATGDARPRALGDVVLRAGHLPTITADEAAGLPSRGTLLDARAGERYRGEVEPIDPRAGHIPGAVSAPTTGNLGADQLFRPAAELRERFADVTGPVGVYCGSGVTAAHEIVALAVAGIDAALYPGSWSAWSSDPSRPVA
- a CDS encoding FAD-binding oxidoreductase, whose product is MIVSRDPGLRASRRLDRSGWEPDGLPDAVAFPRTPEDVQEVLRAATLSRTPVVARGAGTALTGSSAAGAGAIVLDLSRMNRIVEIRPADGVAVVEPGVITADLDRAAGEHGLSYAPDPASLTVSTIGGNIATNAGGLRCAKYGVTRDAVLGLDVVLSSGERISTGRATLKGVAGYDLTALFVGSEGTLGIVVGATLRLRPLPPPNATIAASYPDVAAAAAASVALAEARIQPVLAELLDEATLDAVDPALRAAGAALLIVQTDGGPDEAARALEVLTKGATTIRSATDPAPLLAARRQALPAIERLGRPLIEDIAVPRSRLAEAVRAIETIAARHDVPICTLAHAGDGNIHPIIVAGRHGEPVPDAAHRAADDIFALALDLGGTVTGEHGIGVLKRAWLRRELGDTSLDLHHRIKSLFDPHGILNPGKALA